The following are from one region of the Pseudodesulfovibrio piezophilus C1TLV30 genome:
- a CDS encoding sensor histidine kinase, translated as MKRRADTDSLTERQKLIGLGKRSISKSYYPELKKRLDELEHFRAMLDRVSDAILVVDADTGKILDASGSTKAMLGCSPEQLNGQLFSAILPEHISRYAANLFKSPIDHMSLETDFCCPHCQESPNVPVEMSLRIVEHRDGRRAVIVARDISERKSNEEALRKSHDELEIRVRERTRELDRANRAKTEFLSIVSHELRTPLTSVLGFAKIIRKKLLETIFPAIPLKTDGKILREMDRTSKNIDIIVSEGERLTTLINDVLDLAKLEADKVEYRMERINPEIFITHSMEATSSLFDESGLTLIADIEPGLPHVMADQDRLIQVMVNLLSNSVKFTETGTITCRARLVGDHLRVSVTDTGMGIPKELRSAIFDKFTQAQESLADRPKGTGLGLPISRNIIEGHRGHIWVESSIGKGSKFIFTLPVIT; from the coding sequence ATGAAAAGGCGTGCTGACACGGATTCCCTCACCGAGCGCCAGAAGCTCATCGGCCTGGGAAAACGATCCATAAGCAAGAGCTATTATCCCGAACTGAAAAAACGGCTCGATGAATTGGAACATTTCCGAGCCATGCTCGACCGGGTTTCTGATGCCATTCTGGTGGTCGATGCAGACACTGGGAAGATCCTTGATGCATCGGGGTCCACCAAAGCCATGCTCGGATGCTCCCCGGAACAACTCAACGGACAACTCTTCAGCGCGATACTTCCTGAGCACATCTCCCGGTACGCTGCCAATCTATTCAAATCCCCAATAGACCATATGAGTCTGGAAACAGACTTCTGCTGCCCTCACTGTCAGGAAAGTCCCAACGTACCGGTTGAAATGTCACTGAGAATTGTCGAACACCGCGACGGCCGACGAGCCGTCATCGTGGCTAGGGACATCTCCGAACGCAAGAGCAATGAGGAGGCATTGAGAAAAAGCCACGATGAACTCGAGATACGGGTCCGCGAACGCACTCGTGAATTGGACAGGGCCAACCGGGCCAAGACGGAATTCCTGTCCATAGTTTCCCATGAACTCCGCACTCCTCTCACCTCCGTGCTCGGGTTCGCCAAGATCATCAGGAAAAAATTGCTTGAAACCATCTTCCCGGCCATCCCCCTCAAGACCGATGGGAAAATACTCCGTGAAATGGATCGCACCAGCAAAAACATCGATATCATCGTCTCGGAAGGAGAACGCCTGACCACCTTGATCAACGATGTTCTTGATCTAGCCAAACTTGAAGCAGACAAGGTCGAGTATCGGATGGAACGAATCAACCCGGAAATTTTCATTACCCATTCCATGGAGGCCACGAGCAGCCTTTTTGACGAGTCCGGACTGACGCTTATTGCCGATATAGAACCCGGATTACCTCATGTCATGGCTGATCAGGACAGGCTGATCCAGGTCATGGTCAACCTCCTCTCAAACAGTGTGAAATTCACGGAAACAGGAACCATCACCTGCCGGGCCAGATTGGTCGGTGATCATCTTCGGGTTAGCGTCACCGACACCGGTATGGGTATCCCCAAGGAACTACGAAGTGCCATATTCGACAAATTCACTCAAGCGCAGGAAAGCTTGGCTGATCGACCGAAAGGCACCGGTCTCGGCCTGCCCATAAGCCGCAATATCATTGAGGGGCATCGCGGGCATATCTGGGTTGAAAGCAGCATCGGCAAAGGAAGCAAATTCATTTTCACTCTTCCGGTCATCACGTAA
- the ercA gene encoding alcohol dehydrogenase-like regulatory protein ErcA, producing MSSYDISELRKFVAPEFVFGAGAAELAGQYAANLASKKALIVSGHVLEKLGIPDNVMQSLAKAGVKSTLFSDVTPNPRDGEVMAGAEVYLKEGCDTIIAVGGGSPMDCAKAIGIVCTNGRHILDFEGVDNVQHPGPPLICIPTTAGTAADISQFCIINNTKRKVKIAIVSKTMVPDVALIDPLLTMSMDEKLTAHTGLDALTHATEAFVSNASSAITDLNALEAVRLVNRHLLSAIRDPQNQQARTGMMLASTYAGLAFSNAILGAVHAMAHSLGGLLDLPHGLCNAILIDHVCDFNFDACPEKYRQLANALGAGMLPDTHEDDIRHEMRGRLRTLKQAAGVSDNLCELGMNHSALPLLAENAMADACMLTNPKQPTSRQVMEIYEKAC from the coding sequence ATGTCGAGCTATGACATTTCGGAACTCAGAAAATTCGTGGCACCCGAATTTGTCTTCGGAGCCGGAGCTGCCGAGCTGGCAGGTCAATACGCAGCCAATCTGGCGTCAAAAAAAGCTCTGATAGTCTCTGGTCATGTCCTCGAAAAACTGGGTATCCCGGACAATGTCATGCAAAGTCTGGCCAAAGCCGGCGTTAAAAGCACCCTTTTCTCCGATGTCACACCCAACCCTCGTGACGGAGAAGTCATGGCCGGAGCGGAGGTCTATCTCAAGGAAGGATGCGACACCATCATCGCCGTCGGAGGTGGATCGCCCATGGACTGCGCCAAGGCCATAGGTATTGTCTGCACCAATGGACGTCATATCCTTGATTTTGAAGGCGTGGATAATGTCCAACACCCAGGGCCGCCACTCATATGCATCCCGACAACCGCCGGGACTGCGGCAGATATTTCTCAATTCTGCATCATCAACAATACCAAACGGAAAGTAAAAATAGCCATCGTCTCCAAAACCATGGTGCCTGATGTCGCGCTGATCGATCCTCTGCTGACCATGAGCATGGATGAAAAGCTCACAGCCCATACCGGACTTGATGCCCTGACGCACGCCACAGAGGCCTTTGTTTCCAACGCAAGTTCAGCCATTACCGACCTCAATGCCCTGGAGGCTGTCCGCCTGGTGAACAGGCATCTGCTCTCTGCCATTAGAGACCCGCAAAACCAACAGGCCCGAACCGGCATGATGCTCGCGTCCACTTACGCCGGTCTCGCGTTTTCCAATGCCATACTGGGTGCGGTCCATGCCATGGCCCATAGCTTGGGAGGCCTGCTTGACCTTCCCCATGGCCTGTGCAACGCCATCCTTATTGACCATGTCTGTGATTTCAATTTTGACGCCTGCCCTGAGAAATACCGACAACTCGCCAATGCCCTGGGGGCAGGGATGCTCCCGGATACCCATGAGGATGACATTCGACATGAAATGCGGGGCCGGCTGCGAACCTTGAAACAAGCTGCGGGAGTCAGTGATAACCTTTGTGAACTCGGCATGAACCATTCAGCGCTGCCCCTTCTGGCCGAAAATGCCATGGCTGACGCCTGTATGCTCACCAACCCCAAGCAGCCGACCAGTCGTCAGGTCATGGAAATATATGAAAAGGCGTGCTGA
- a CDS encoding SagB/ThcOx family dehydrogenase, with protein sequence MVDISDPVMEYHTATSHSRGHLFGRPSLRGAMPLPFKLYQGIEHYRFPQGAVLPDIPLASVFAPRPLAGHGDIFQLVGNICNLAAGITRVRYQTDGSLFHFRTVPSAGALYPTELFIAVQNIVGLYDGLYHYLPLEHTLARLRTGRVFGPLAGTDPIVRVYVTSLFQRSSWKYGARAYRYCLLDAGHMIENVLLAATIQGGSAVCDPDFNDRLVNRFLCVDPDFEGCLAQIHSLGCSPQADVDDSVPTVTDSLAQFSRSPMKTGLPESLLAMHRAASSFARCPVPKPKETELPELSLPPHDIRMPAADALVARRSHRNFVRRQVPVAALTDILSFLCQEMETGCTHAVQIEVIAGENSGMEPGHYRMDRVRRAMVAIRGGHFMAEMAKMCLDQGWLAECALHIVFTADLGTLSRQCGPRAYRYAHLEAGRLGQRVYLAATAKHLGACGIGAFFDDEAVSILSLPPGHALLYLVGVGPIKR encoded by the coding sequence ATGGTTGATATCTCTGACCCGGTGATGGAATACCACACCGCCACATCGCATTCTCGCGGGCACCTTTTCGGGCGTCCCTCGCTCAGGGGAGCGATGCCTCTGCCATTCAAACTGTATCAGGGTATTGAGCATTATCGATTTCCACAGGGGGCAGTCCTGCCCGACATCCCTCTTGCATCCGTTTTTGCTCCACGTCCTCTGGCAGGACATGGAGATATCTTTCAGCTTGTCGGCAATATCTGTAATCTGGCCGCCGGTATAACACGAGTGCGATACCAGACGGATGGAAGCCTGTTTCATTTTCGAACTGTTCCTTCGGCCGGGGCTTTGTACCCGACAGAGCTTTTCATTGCCGTACAGAATATCGTCGGATTGTATGACGGTCTGTATCATTATTTGCCACTTGAACACACTTTGGCGCGGCTTCGCACCGGGAGAGTCTTCGGGCCACTTGCCGGAACCGATCCGATCGTACGGGTGTATGTCACTTCACTTTTCCAGCGCAGCAGTTGGAAGTATGGAGCACGTGCGTACCGGTACTGTCTCCTTGATGCCGGTCATATGATTGAGAATGTCTTGCTGGCCGCCACAATTCAGGGGGGCTCGGCAGTCTGTGATCCTGACTTCAACGATCGCCTCGTGAATCGGTTTCTCTGTGTTGATCCTGATTTTGAGGGGTGCCTGGCCCAGATTCATTCGTTGGGGTGTTCTCCCCAGGCCGATGTGGATGACTCGGTTCCGACAGTAACGGATTCCCTCGCGCAATTCAGCCGAAGTCCCATGAAGACGGGGCTTCCGGAATCCTTGCTGGCGATGCATCGTGCGGCTTCGAGTTTTGCCCGATGTCCTGTTCCGAAGCCAAAGGAAACGGAGTTGCCTGAGCTTTCATTGCCGCCTCATGACATACGCATGCCCGCAGCGGATGCTCTCGTGGCGCGTCGCTCTCACAGAAATTTTGTCAGGAGACAGGTTCCTGTTGCCGCATTGACCGATATTTTGTCATTTCTTTGTCAAGAGATGGAGACGGGCTGCACTCATGCTGTTCAAATCGAGGTCATTGCCGGAGAAAACAGTGGTATGGAGCCAGGGCATTATCGCATGGACCGGGTACGAAGGGCCATGGTTGCCATTCGGGGTGGGCATTTTATGGCAGAGATGGCGAAAATGTGTCTTGATCAAGGCTGGCTTGCAGAGTGTGCTCTTCATATTGTTTTTACGGCCGATCTTGGAACCCTGAGTCGTCAATGCGGTCCGCGGGCATACCGCTATGCGCATCTGGAAGCGGGGCGGCTCGGTCAACGGGTTTATCTGGCCGCCACGGCAAAGCATCTTGGGGCGTGTGGAATCGGAGCTTTTTTTGATGATGAAGCCGTCTCGATCTTGTCTTTGCCTCCGGGACATGCCTTGCTCTATCTGGTAGGCGTCGGCCCGATCAAGCGGTAG
- a CDS encoding GAF and HD-GYP domain-containing protein has product MHKASFSQQDNPILTILKTTDEVNHLKDIDTILDRILQESRAFSNADAGSIFLVERENLIFSFVQNDTLFSGEGANAALYQNFSIPVSGDSIVGYAAKTRQSLAIDDAYRLDPTLPYSFNKSFDEKSGYQTTSMLAIPLIAQESRLVGVMQLINARNDMGKVIPFSEDAQTYIPLFCNNASVAIERGIMNREIILRMMQMAELRDPSETGAHVQRVGAFSAEIYGTWAARRKHSAKEIKRVRDNLRLAAMLHDVGKVGIPDAILKKPGKLTDEEFKAIKMHTIFGARLFRNLTSDLDRMSMEIALGHHEKFAGEGYPGRVTPDIWASEVEMGEPIRGKDIPLSARICAVADVYDALASPRSYKEPFTDEKCISLLEKGAGGHFDPEIVEIFIEIFDVIKAIRNKFQE; this is encoded by the coding sequence ATGCACAAGGCTTCCTTTTCCCAACAAGACAATCCAATCCTGACCATCCTGAAAACCACGGATGAAGTCAATCATCTCAAGGATATTGACACTATTCTTGACAGGATTCTCCAGGAATCACGGGCGTTCTCCAATGCAGATGCAGGTTCCATTTTTCTTGTGGAAAGAGAGAACCTGATCTTCAGTTTCGTCCAGAATGACACGCTCTTTTCCGGAGAAGGGGCCAATGCCGCACTGTATCAGAATTTCAGTATCCCGGTCAGCGGTGATTCCATTGTCGGCTACGCGGCCAAGACCCGACAAAGCCTTGCCATTGACGATGCCTACAGGCTTGATCCAACTCTTCCCTATTCCTTTAACAAGAGCTTTGACGAAAAATCCGGGTACCAGACCACCTCCATGCTGGCCATCCCTCTGATCGCGCAGGAAAGTCGTCTGGTCGGTGTCATGCAGCTCATCAATGCCAGAAATGACATGGGAAAAGTCATCCCTTTCTCCGAAGATGCCCAGACCTATATCCCCCTCTTCTGCAACAATGCCTCCGTCGCCATTGAGCGAGGTATCATGAACCGTGAGATAATCCTGCGCATGATGCAAATGGCTGAATTGCGTGATCCCAGCGAGACTGGTGCCCATGTTCAACGCGTAGGGGCTTTCAGCGCAGAGATATATGGAACCTGGGCAGCCCGGAGAAAGCATTCCGCCAAGGAAATAAAACGGGTTCGGGACAACTTGCGATTGGCTGCAATGCTTCACGATGTCGGCAAGGTCGGTATCCCGGACGCTATCCTCAAGAAGCCCGGAAAGCTGACGGACGAAGAATTCAAGGCCATCAAGATGCACACCATCTTTGGAGCCCGCCTTTTCAGGAATCTGACCAGCGATCTTGACAGAATGAGTATGGAAATAGCACTTGGTCATCATGAAAAGTTCGCAGGGGAAGGCTATCCGGGACGAGTGACTCCTGACATATGGGCTTCGGAAGTCGAAATGGGGGAGCCTATTCGAGGGAAAGATATTCCACTGAGCGCACGCATCTGCGCTGTCGCGGATGTCTATGACGCCCTGGCATCACCCCGCTCCTACAAGGAACCGTTTACAGACGAAAAATGCATTTCACTCCTGGAAAAAGGGGCCGGGGGCCACTTCGATCCTGAAATAGTGGAAATATTCATCGAAATATTCGACGTTATCAAGGCAATCCGCAACAAGTTTCAGGAATAA